A genomic stretch from Chroococcidiopsis sp. SAG 2025 includes:
- a CDS encoding type II toxin-antitoxin system HicB family antitoxin gives MKLSIELEIEEDGRFIAAVPEIPGVLVYGFTQQEAIAKAQALALRVLAEQVEHGEATQQLLTLFRLPPELATESIASTST, from the coding sequence ATGAAACTATCAATCGAACTTGAGATCGAAGAGGACGGCAGATTCATTGCTGCTGTCCCAGAAATACCAGGAGTACTCGTCTACGGCTTCACTCAACAGGAGGCAATCGCGAAAGCACAAGCTCTCGCTTTACGGGTACTGGCAGAGCAGGTAGAGCATGGTGAAGCGACTCAGCAGCTCCTAACGCTGTTTCGACTACCCCCAGAGCTGGCAACAGAGTCAATTGCATCGACATCGACATGA